The nucleotide sequence AGCTATTGACCGCTCATTAATCGTACACCTATATCGCATTTAAGACATAAATTCAGATCACAATAATTGGGTTTGAGCTGCAGCACAGCCTGAGATTCCAGAGCAGTTTTAATGCCAATCAATTTTTTGAATCCTTGTGTCACGGTATTTTTTTCCATAGGGATATCTCTTATGATTCCCAGCAATTCATCGGTTGTATCTTTTCCATGATGGCGAGCATAGGCAAATTTGATGGGCACGATGCAATTGATGATCAACAGGTCGATAAAGGATTGTGTTAAGACCTTTTCTCTAGATTCGGTTTGTTTGTCAAATACATGATGTGTGTCCCAATATTTTGCAGCTTTCACGTCAAACAGCGCGCTAATTTCTGCTTTGGATTTCGCCAAAATGACCTGAGCAAGCAGCATAGGATTTCTATGATACAACATAGCAAGTTGAGATAGGCGAATGGTTGGATAATTTGCTGGTCGCAACCTGAAAAACTTTAAATCTGTTGGTATAGGTTTTAATCGAAATTTCGCTTTCGCGAAAGCGAACTCCTTCTCAAGTAGGCTAAAATATCGATCTTCTCGCGGTGTGTCCAGCAATCCCGATAAGCCCATCAAAACAGATTCCAGCTGGAAAGCGTCGGCAGCCAGTTTACGCACTACAGATTGATCCATAGCCGTTGCGATTTGCTCAAAAGCATCTGCATTTACCTTAGTCCCAAAACTGCGCGCCAGCATTTGGAAAAAGGTGGCTTCCCAGTCATTATTGTTCTGTTTCAGGCTTTTCTCTATGCGACGGTAACGCTGCTCCAGTCGCTGAATGTAGACCTTTTCCAGCCACATATCAACCTGAAAAGAATCCACCTGATGGATGAGTTTCTCACAATTGATGAATTGATCATTTTTGTAGGCGAATAGCTTTGTGTAGGTGAGAATCGCGTCATCAGGCACGTATGTCGATACCTCAAGGACTGGTATATCGATCTCACTGCGCCTCGTGATCTCTGCATCGTGCTTCCAGACCACGTGTAGGATGACGTTGTCATAAGCTGGATCATCATCATGGCCATGCTTATACCAGTCACTGGATTTTACATGCATCTCTACATTTCCAGCCCATAACTGACCATCGATCTCGACCTGTGCATTGAAAAAATCTGGTCCGGAATGGTGGTTATGATGCCCTAGGGTCTTGATCACTACCAATTGATCCTTAGTGGTACGCAGCTGTAGACCACTTAACTTTTTGAACTTCCAGAGGTAATGGATAAAATCTTCCCGCATGTGCCACTAGGTGAATGGACTAAGTTAAGAAGTTTTAGGATTTACAGCTCGAGGTATGAGGAATGAGGAATGAGGAATGAGGAATGAGGAATGAGGAATGAGGAATGAGGAATGAGGAATGAGGAATGAGGAATGAGGAATGAGGAATGAGGAATGAGGAATGAGGAATGAGGAATGAGGAATGAGGAATGAGGAATGAGGAATGAGGAATGAGGAATGAGGAATGAGGAATGAGGAATGAGGAATGAGGAATGAGGAAAATTTAAAAAATCGTGCTCACAAACTTGTGCTTAGCTCTAGTGAATTTGAGAGTTATGCAAATTTTTGGGCTTGGGAACTGAAAATAGACAATCGGCCAACTGGCAACAGGTAACCGACAACTGGTAACTGATAACTAAAAACTGGCAACGGGCAACAGGCAATTTACTCCAGCCAGCCTTTCTCTGCCATCCATTCATCATTAAAGAATTTACCAACGTATCTGGAACCATGATCATGGTAAAGAATGACGACAACATCATCTTTGGTAAATCCAACTTCTTCATGAATTTGCAACAATCCTTTGATGGCTGCGCCGGCACTGTTCCCCAGAAACATTCCTTCTTCTTTGGCCAGACGACGCGTGTAGACAGCCGCATCCTTGTCAGTGACTTTAGTAAAGCCATCGATCACTTCAAAACGCACGTTTTTGGGCAAGATATCCTCGCCTATTCCTTCGGTGACGTATGGGTAGATCTCATTCTCGTCAAAAATTCCGGTTTCGTGGTATTTTTTAAATACAGATCCATAGGTATCGATTCCCCAAATCTTAATATCAGGATTCTTGCCTTTCAAATAGGTCCCTACACCAGAAATGGTACCACCAGTACCGACTCCTACTACAAAATGCGTCACTTTACCATCAGTCTGTTCCCAGATCTCTGGACCAGTATTCATGTAGTGCGCTTTACAATTCGACGGGTTGTCATACTGATTCACGTACCAAGAGTTAGGAATTTCCTCGCTCAACCTCTTGCTGGTGGAATAATAGGATTGCGGATCGTCTGGAGCTACATCGGTTGGGCATACATGCACCTCTGCGCCTACCGCGCGTAGTATGTCCATTTTTTCTTTGGATTGCTTATCGCTCAACACACAGATCAATTTGTATCCCTTTATGATCGCAGCCAGCGCAAGACCCATTCCTGTGTTACCGCTGGTTCCCTCAATAATTGTCCCACCTGGTTTTAGACGGCCGTCAGCCTCTGCATCTTCAATCATCATGAGTCCCATGCGATCTTTAACGCTGTTGCCTGGATTGAAGGTTTCATATTTGGCCAGAACCAGACAAGGTAGGTCCTCAACCAACTTATTCATTTTTATCAAAGGCGTGTTGCCTATAGTTTCCAGTATATTTTCAGCGTACTTCATGATCTTATTTTGCGCTGCAAATTTAGGATTTTGCAGCAAGGTTTGCAGGTAAAACCTACAGCTTATTTCTATGGTTAGGAAGGTTGATGGTTTCGCTTTCCTGCCTGACCGGCAGGCAGGCGCGAAAGCGAACTAAAAACTTTCTATTCAAAACGCATCGCCTTGACTGGCGAGATGCGACTAACGATATAGGTAGGAATGATAAGCACCAGCAGGCAAATCACAAAAGTGCCCGCGTTGAGCACCAGCACGTGCCACCAAGAGATGTACACAGGAGCTTCGGTTACGTAATAGGTCGATGGATCCAGCGTGAGCGGTGCAAAAAAGTATTGTAATCCTACCAAGCCCAACCCAATCAGATTGCCCCAAAACAAGCCTCGCAGAATCAAGGTCATGGCATTGTAGAGAAATATTTTACGTACGGTCCAGTCTGTAGCGCCTAACGATTTAAGCAATCCAATCATACCAGTACGATCTAAAATAAGCACAAGCAAAGCGGTAATCATATTGATGATTCCAACGATCAAAATAATCGCGATAATCCCGTAGACATTACTATCCAATAAAGCTAACCATTGAAAGATGGTTGGATACTGATCTTTAATAGTCCTGGCATCGAGAAGCTGCGGAACCTGTAAAAAGACGTTCCTTCCTATCTCATCAACGTTTCCAAAATCATCAATGAACACCTCAAATTTTCCTATCTCACTGTCATCCCATTTATTGATTTTTTGAATGTTGCGTATGTCGCCTACAATGAATTTGGTATCATATTCGGCCAGGCCACTATCGTAAATGCCTATGACATTGAACGCCCGTGCAAGAGGTTCTTCATTTTCCTTCATGAAATAGGTAGGTGCCTTATCTCCTACCTTGAGCTGTAAACGCCTTGCGATGTCATCAGAGATTAAAATATCTTTTGAGGTAGCCTCTTGAGATACATCTGGTAAAGATCCTTCAATCAGAAAATCTTTGAAGCTTTCCCAGCGGTAATCGGTTCCAACACCTTTAAGGATAACGCCTTCAAAATCTGTCGCCGTCCTGATCATGGCTCCTTTAGTCGCCACGGCTTGTACATGCGTGACCTGCGGCACACTTGTAAAATCAGGATAAAATTCTTGGTTGATATCAATAGGCCTGACGGTCGTGATGGAGTTATTGCGATCAAATAGTGATATGGTAATGTCGCCATTGAAAGCGCTCACCTTTTCCCTAATCTTTTTTTGTAGGCCTACACCGGTCGCAACGGCGATGATCATTACAATCATTCCTATGGCAATGGCTGCAGTGGCGATTTTAATTATCGGCGCACTTACGCTATTTTTATATTCTGTACTATGCTGTACGCGACGCGCTATGAAATACTCTAGATTCAATACTTTTCCTTCAATTTTCAAATATACCATAATAGCTTTTGCTTTGGTGCTTACTTCCTGCGATGCAGGCATCAATAACAAGAATAAAACGCAGCCCAATGATATCGTAGATCTGGATAACAACACAATTGATAGTACTAGATTGTTAAAGCCCTTGCAAAACAAACCTATTCCTGCTGCAGACCAGCTGGAAACCTGGATTCAAAAGCTGAATGGCAAACGCGTTGCCATCGTGGGCAATCAAACCAGCGTTGTTAGCAGTAGTTCCATCAAAGAGCGCCGTACATGGGATCAAGCCATTAAAGTACGTTATGTTCATCTCGTGGACACGTTATTATCCAGAGGTGTAGCCGTAAAAAAAGTCTTTGCTCCAGAACATGGTTTTAGAGGTGATGCAGACGCTGGTGCCGCGATTGCAGATGGTGTGGACAAAAGGTCTGGCCTACCCATTGTGTCATTATATGGCAGCAATAAAAAGCCTACCGCAGCACAGCTAGCAGATGTCGATGTGATACTGTTTGATATTCAAGACGTAGGCGCCAGGTTCTACACCTACATTTCTACCTTACACTATGTAATGGAAGCAGCTGCTGAGCAAAATAAAACGGTTTACATCCTAGACCGACCTAATCCCAATGGCCATTATGTAGATGGTCCTATTCTCGATAGCGATCATAAGAGTTTTGTAGGCATGCATCCCGTACCAGTGGTACATGGCATGACCATAGGCGAGTATGCGCAAATGATCAATGGTGAAGGCTGGCTGGAATACGGTAAAAAAGCAGATCTAATTGTGTTGCCTATAAAGGATTATACTCACGACACGCCATACGAGCTGCCCATCGCGCCATCGCCTAATTTGCCTAATGCGCAGTCCATCAACTTATATCCCAGTTTGTGCTTTTTTGAGGGTACTGATGTAAGCGTAGGTCGCGGCACAGACATGCAATTCCAAGTGTATGGCTCACCGTCACTGGCAAAATACCGAGACTTTGCTTTCACACCTACGCCCAATCGTGGTGCTAAAAGACCATTGTTCAACGGTAAAAAATGCTTCGGTGTGGATTTGAGGGATTATCCCAAGCTGGATCGATTGAACCTGGAGTTTGTGGTAGACGCTTTCGCGAAAGCGCCCTACAAACAATCCTTCTTCAATTCCTTTTTTACAAAACTCGCAGGTACCGACCTATTGCAAAAACAGATCGAGAAAGGAATGAGTGCGGAAGAAATTGCAGCCACCTGGAAGGAAGGCCTTGAAGATTTTATGATCACCCGAGAGAAATACCTATTGTACGACTAACCAAAACTTTGTGCCTATGGAATCCTTTTTTAAAGAATCCACCTATCGAAAATTGCGGGAACGGTTGCAAAATATAGATGCCAGCAAGTCGCCTGAATGGGGCAAAATGGACGCGGCGCAAATGCTCAAGCACTGTCAATTCCCTATTCAAATTGCCATGGGCAAGGAAAAGGTTGGTTTAAAATCTAATTGGCTAGCAAAGGTGTTTTTCAAAAAATCACTGTATTCCCCAAAACCATTTCGTAAAAATCTGCCCACAGCACCTTCCTTAAAGGTGGCTGATCCTAAGGATTTTGAAAGCGAAAAAGAAAAACTGGATCAATGGATGCAGGAACTTTGGTATGATCGTCACAATGAGAATCGTAGACCGCACCCTGTTTTTGGAACATTTTCTAAAGAACAATGGGGCATGCTGCAATGGAAGCATCTGGACCACCATTTCAGGCAGTTCGGGGTTTAGAATCTTTTTCCAACAAATCATGGTGAAATGTTAGTATGGTAGCGATACTTCTTTGATCTAAGCGTTGCAAGTGGTTGATGGCTATATCTAGATTCTGCATCATCCTATCAAACTTACCGGTCTTAAACATTGACCTGCCGCCATTCTCAAAATTACCGCCATCGATAATGGCATTTTTGAGATCGTTCACCGTGTCAATATTAGGTAGCGGGATGAATCCTTCATCATCAAATGATAGCAGTCCTTTATTAAGGCCTTCAAAACAAATGGCTACCTCATCACTTAATTCATCTACCTGAAACTGTGTTGCCTCACTATCATTTTGCAAGGCATAAAGTTTCTTATAAATATCATTTTTTGAGGTAATTAACCTTTTATAAAACTTACTTATTTTGTTATGCTGCGCGTAGTAGGCCAGCAACTCATCCTCATTCTTATTGCTTCTTGCTATTTTATAATAAACCGCAAAAAATTCTCGATCCCAGTCGGTAAACGTGCTCGACATAAGATCTTCCCTATCAGTAAAAACTTTGTCGAAGAGCTCCTGCATTTGTCTCTTCTTGTAGGTTTTATCTCGATAAGTAAATGTTTTATGCTTGCTTGTTCCAGATGCAATTTCCTGAATACTTATTAGGTTTTTTTCCAACTCGTCAACTGGTTTCATCAAATCTTGAAGTCTTGTTTTAAGTTGTTGAATAACCATTTCAGCATCTTCAATTTTACTGGATAATGTGATAAGTTCAGTTCTATCAGGTGGATTTACAAATCGATCTCTGAAAGTGTTACAATACTCTTCCAACAATTCTGATCCTGCAGATTCTGCCTTGATGAAGTACTGAAAGTCGTTTACCGACAATTCTTGACTAGGTGTCTTGTTGAAATAATTCTTATAGATCAAACTAGTTAGAGCTTGCTGAAGCTCTTCTTTTTGCTCAAACAGTATCCAGGCAGATCTATCATCAATATCACATTTGATAAATGGGGTTTTTGCATTGGTTTCCCTGTGA is from Nonlabens sp. YIK11 and encodes:
- a CDS encoding DUF2851 family protein, whose protein sequence is MREDFIHYLWKFKKLSGLQLRTTKDQLVVIKTLGHHNHHSGPDFFNAQVEIDGQLWAGNVEMHVKSSDWYKHGHDDDPAYDNVILHVVWKHDAEITRRSEIDIPVLEVSTYVPDDAILTYTKLFAYKNDQFINCEKLIHQVDSFQVDMWLEKVYIQRLEQRYRRIEKSLKQNNNDWEATFFQMLARSFGTKVNADAFEQIATAMDQSVVRKLAADAFQLESVLMGLSGLLDTPREDRYFSLLEKEFAFAKAKFRLKPIPTDLKFFRLRPANYPTIRLSQLAMLYHRNPMLLAQVILAKSKAEISALFDVKAAKYWDTHHVFDKQTESREKVLTQSFIDLLIINCIVPIKFAYARHHGKDTTDELLGIIRDIPMEKNTVTQGFKKLIGIKTALESQAVLQLKPNYCDLNLCLKCDIGVRLMSGQ
- a CDS encoding ABC transporter permease; this translates as MVYLKIEGKVLNLEYFIARRVQHSTEYKNSVSAPIIKIATAAIAIGMIVMIIAVATGVGLQKKIREKVSAFNGDITISLFDRNNSITTVRPIDINQEFYPDFTSVPQVTHVQAVATKGAMIRTATDFEGVILKGVGTDYRWESFKDFLIEGSLPDVSQEATSKDILISDDIARRLQLKVGDKAPTYFMKENEEPLARAFNVIGIYDSGLAEYDTKFIVGDIRNIQKINKWDDSEIGKFEVFIDDFGNVDEIGRNVFLQVPQLLDARTIKDQYPTIFQWLALLDSNVYGIIAIILIVGIINMITALLVLILDRTGMIGLLKSLGATDWTVRKIFLYNAMTLILRGLFWGNLIGLGLVGLQYFFAPLTLDPSTYYVTEAPVYISWWHVLVLNAGTFVICLLVLIIPTYIVSRISPVKAMRFE
- a CDS encoding DUF1569 domain-containing protein: MESFFKESTYRKLRERLQNIDASKSPEWGKMDAAQMLKHCQFPIQIAMGKEKVGLKSNWLAKVFFKKSLYSPKPFRKNLPTAPSLKVADPKDFESEKEKLDQWMQELWYDRHNENRRPHPVFGTFSKEQWGMLQWKHLDHHFRQFGV
- a CDS encoding PLP-dependent cysteine synthase family protein; this translates as MKYAENILETIGNTPLIKMNKLVEDLPCLVLAKYETFNPGNSVKDRMGLMMIEDAEADGRLKPGGTIIEGTSGNTGMGLALAAIIKGYKLICVLSDKQSKEKMDILRAVGAEVHVCPTDVAPDDPQSYYSTSKRLSEEIPNSWYVNQYDNPSNCKAHYMNTGPEIWEQTDGKVTHFVVGVGTGGTISGVGTYLKGKNPDIKIWGIDTYGSVFKKYHETGIFDENEIYPYVTEGIGEDILPKNVRFEVIDGFTKVTDKDAAVYTRRLAKEEGMFLGNSAGAAIKGLLQIHEEVGFTKDDVVVILYHDHGSRYVGKFFNDEWMAEKGWLE
- a CDS encoding exo-beta-N-acetylmuramidase NamZ domain-containing protein, with the protein product MKYSRFNTFPSIFKYTIIAFALVLTSCDAGINNKNKTQPNDIVDLDNNTIDSTRLLKPLQNKPIPAADQLETWIQKLNGKRVAIVGNQTSVVSSSSIKERRTWDQAIKVRYVHLVDTLLSRGVAVKKVFAPEHGFRGDADAGAAIADGVDKRSGLPIVSLYGSNKKPTAAQLADVDVILFDIQDVGARFYTYISTLHYVMEAAAEQNKTVYILDRPNPNGHYVDGPILDSDHKSFVGMHPVPVVHGMTIGEYAQMINGEGWLEYGKKADLIVLPIKDYTHDTPYELPIAPSPNLPNAQSINLYPSLCFFEGTDVSVGRGTDMQFQVYGSPSLAKYRDFAFTPTPNRGAKRPLFNGKKCFGVDLRDYPKLDRLNLEFVVDAFAKAPYKQSFFNSFFTKLAGTDLLQKQIEKGMSAEEIAATWKEGLEDFMITREKYLLYD